A single window of Salminus brasiliensis chromosome 18, fSalBra1.hap2, whole genome shotgun sequence DNA harbors:
- the mpp1 gene encoding 55 kDa erythrocyte membrane protein isoform X2 produces MTTTAAMQTFEGKDQEVYTNGSAGHMNGKEAIKMREVAIEKHPSEPMGVTLKLNEKQKCTVARILHGGMIHRQGSLHEGDEIAEINGKSVANQSVDQLQKILRDTNGIVTLKIIPNQQNRLMVCETYMRALFDYDPAKDDLIPCKEAGLKFQTGAIIQIINKRDPNWWQGRVDSSAKDFAGLIPSPELQEWRAASKSKTAGEASQSCSPFGKKKKCKDKYLAKHSSIFDQLDVISYEEVVQLPAFNRKTLVLIGAPGVGRSHIKSSLLTKYPEKFAYPAPHTTRPPRKDEENGQEYYFVSNDEMTKSIVGNELLEYGSFQGNMFGTKIETIQKIHEQGKIALLDVEPQTLKLLRTADFAPLVVFIAPTNTGNQSEALQAIQKESDAIYSTFRHFFDVMLVNNDVDESVKGVEEALERASSSPQWVPVSWVY; encoded by the exons ATGACAACCACG GCGGCAATGCAGACGTTTGAAGGGAAGGATCAGGAAGTATACACAAACGGCAGTGCTGGACACATGAACGGCAAGGAAGCGATCAAGATGCGCGAGGTGGCCATTGAAAAGCACCCATCAGAACCAATG gGTGTCACtctgaaactgaatgaaaagCAGAAATGTACAGTGGCCAGAATATTACACGGAGGGATGATCCACAGACAAG GTTCCTTACATGAAGGGGACGAAATTGCAGAGATTAATGGCAAAAGTGTTGCTAATCAGAGTGTGGACCAGCTGCAAAAGATTCTG AGGGATACGAATGGCATTGTCACGTTGAAAATCATCCCCAACCAGCAGAATCGCTTAATGGTTTGTGAG ACTTACATGAGGGCTCTGTTTGACTATGATCCCGCCAAGGATGACCTCATCCCATGCAAAGAGGCTGGCCTTAAATTCCAAACAGGTGCCATCATTCAGATCATCAATAAGCGTGATCCAAACTGGTGGCAGGGCAGGGTGGACAGTTCGGCCAAAGACTTTGCAGGTCTTATTCCTTCCCCAGAACTTCAGGAATG GCGTGCGGCCAGCAAAAGCAAAACCGCGGGTGAGGCCAGTCAGTCGTGCAGTCCTTTTGgcaaaaagaagaaatgcaaAGACAAGTACTTGGCCAAGCATAGCTCCA tcttTGATCAGCTTGATGTCATTTCTTACGAAGAAGTTGTGCAGCTCCCTGCATTCAACAGAAAAACCCTTGTGCTGATCG GTGCACCCGGTGTCGGAAGGAGTCACATAAAAAGTTCGCTGCTAACCAAATACCCTGAAAAGTTTGCCTACCCAGCACCCC ACACTACCAGGCCTCCCCGGAAAGATGAAGAGAACGGCCAGGAATATTACTTCGTCTCCAACGATGAGATGACCAaaagcattgtgggaaatgagCTCTTGGAGTACGGCAGCTTTCAGGGCAATATGTTCGGCACCAAGATCGAGACCATCCAGAAGATACATGAGCAAGGCAAGATCGCTCTTCTGGATGTAGAACCTCAG ACTCTGAAACTCCTCAGGACAGCTGATTTTGCACCCTTAGTTGTGTTTATAGCTCCAACCAACACCGGTAACCAG TCTGAGGCACTGCAAGCCATTCAGAAGGAATCGGACGCCATCTACAGCACATTTCGCCACTTCTTCGACGTGATGCTGGTGAACAACGACGTGGACGAGAGTGTGAAGGGTGTAGAGGAAGCCTTGGAGAGAGCGTCCTCTAGCCCACAATGGGTACCCGTGTCCTGGGTCTACTGA
- the mpp1 gene encoding 55 kDa erythrocyte membrane protein isoform X1 — protein MTLKSNKNEPAVILERVNSVRTALSDLYLEQLLQNKPKADKAAMQTFEGKDQEVYTNGSAGHMNGKEAIKMREVAIEKHPSEPMGVTLKLNEKQKCTVARILHGGMIHRQGSLHEGDEIAEINGKSVANQSVDQLQKILRDTNGIVTLKIIPNQQNRLMVCETYMRALFDYDPAKDDLIPCKEAGLKFQTGAIIQIINKRDPNWWQGRVDSSAKDFAGLIPSPELQEWRAASKSKTAGEASQSCSPFGKKKKCKDKYLAKHSSIFDQLDVISYEEVVQLPAFNRKTLVLIGAPGVGRSHIKSSLLTKYPEKFAYPAPHTTRPPRKDEENGQEYYFVSNDEMTKSIVGNELLEYGSFQGNMFGTKIETIQKIHEQGKIALLDVEPQTLKLLRTADFAPLVVFIAPTNTGNQSEALQAIQKESDAIYSTFRHFFDVMLVNNDVDESVKGVEEALERASSSPQWVPVSWVY, from the exons ATGACATTAAAGTCCAATAAAAACGAGCCCGCGGTCATTCTGGAGCGGGTCAACAGCGTCCGCACGGCGCTCTCCGATCTCTATCTGGAACAGctgctgcaaaacaagcccAAGGCAGACAAG GCGGCAATGCAGACGTTTGAAGGGAAGGATCAGGAAGTATACACAAACGGCAGTGCTGGACACATGAACGGCAAGGAAGCGATCAAGATGCGCGAGGTGGCCATTGAAAAGCACCCATCAGAACCAATG gGTGTCACtctgaaactgaatgaaaagCAGAAATGTACAGTGGCCAGAATATTACACGGAGGGATGATCCACAGACAAG GTTCCTTACATGAAGGGGACGAAATTGCAGAGATTAATGGCAAAAGTGTTGCTAATCAGAGTGTGGACCAGCTGCAAAAGATTCTG AGGGATACGAATGGCATTGTCACGTTGAAAATCATCCCCAACCAGCAGAATCGCTTAATGGTTTGTGAG ACTTACATGAGGGCTCTGTTTGACTATGATCCCGCCAAGGATGACCTCATCCCATGCAAAGAGGCTGGCCTTAAATTCCAAACAGGTGCCATCATTCAGATCATCAATAAGCGTGATCCAAACTGGTGGCAGGGCAGGGTGGACAGTTCGGCCAAAGACTTTGCAGGTCTTATTCCTTCCCCAGAACTTCAGGAATG GCGTGCGGCCAGCAAAAGCAAAACCGCGGGTGAGGCCAGTCAGTCGTGCAGTCCTTTTGgcaaaaagaagaaatgcaaAGACAAGTACTTGGCCAAGCATAGCTCCA tcttTGATCAGCTTGATGTCATTTCTTACGAAGAAGTTGTGCAGCTCCCTGCATTCAACAGAAAAACCCTTGTGCTGATCG GTGCACCCGGTGTCGGAAGGAGTCACATAAAAAGTTCGCTGCTAACCAAATACCCTGAAAAGTTTGCCTACCCAGCACCCC ACACTACCAGGCCTCCCCGGAAAGATGAAGAGAACGGCCAGGAATATTACTTCGTCTCCAACGATGAGATGACCAaaagcattgtgggaaatgagCTCTTGGAGTACGGCAGCTTTCAGGGCAATATGTTCGGCACCAAGATCGAGACCATCCAGAAGATACATGAGCAAGGCAAGATCGCTCTTCTGGATGTAGAACCTCAG ACTCTGAAACTCCTCAGGACAGCTGATTTTGCACCCTTAGTTGTGTTTATAGCTCCAACCAACACCGGTAACCAG TCTGAGGCACTGCAAGCCATTCAGAAGGAATCGGACGCCATCTACAGCACATTTCGCCACTTCTTCGACGTGATGCTGGTGAACAACGACGTGGACGAGAGTGTGAAGGGTGTAGAGGAAGCCTTGGAGAGAGCGTCCTCTAGCCCACAATGGGTACCCGTGTCCTGGGTCTACTGA
- the dkc1 gene encoding H/ACA ribonucleoprotein complex subunit DKC1 — protein MADGEIASAKKEKKKKAKISNDEIGEIQETGDFLIKPESKVAKLDTSQWPLLLKNFDKLNIRTAHYTPLPHGSNPLKRNIHDYVRSGFINLDKPANPSSHEVVAWIKRILRVEKTGHSGTLDPKVTGCLIVCVDRATRLVKSQQSAGKEYVGIVRLHNAIENEHQLARALECLTGALFQRPPLIAAVKRQLRVRTIYESKLIEYDPERRLGIFWVSCEAGTYIRTLCVHLGLLLGVGGQMQELRRVRSGVLGEKDCLVTMHDVLDAQWQFDHNKDESYLRRVIYPLEKLLVSHKRIVMKDSAVNAICYGAKIMLPGVLRYEDGIELNQDIVVITTKGEAICTAVALMTTAVISTCDHGVVAKIKRVIMERDTYPRKWGLGPKASQKKMMIQKGLLDKHGKPNGSTPADWKEGYVDYSKPKTVEAAEEASQVGAKRKRDESGSEGEAAPTTPKTDDELKKEKKKKKKEKKLKLAAEAAEATEAMEETPAAEETEVTESAKKKKKKKKSKEAEASSD, from the exons TTGCTTCGgctaaaaaagagaagaagaagaaggccaAGATATCCAACGATGAAATCGGG GAAATCCAAGAGACTGGTGACTTTCTAATCAAACCTGAATCCAAAGTTGCCAAGCTTGACACATCGCAATGGCCACTGCTACTAAAG AACTTCGACAAGCTGAACATAAGGACGGCACACTACACACCTCTGCCACACGGCTCGAACCCACTGAAGAGAAACATTCATGATTATGTCCG GTCTGGCTTTATTAACCTGGACAAACCAGCGAACCCCTCCTCTCATGAAGTGGTGGCCTGGATCAAGCGCATCCTGCGCGTGGAGAAGACTGGCCACAGCGGCACTCTCGACCCAAAGGTCACAGGCTGTCTGATTGTGTGTGTCGACCGAGCCACGCGACTTGTGAAATCTCAACAGAGCGCTG GCAAAGAGTATGTGGGAATAGTACGGCTGCACAATGCAATAGAGAATGAGCATCAGCTTGCAAGG GCTTTGGAATGCCTCACCGGCGCCCTGTTCCAGAGGCCTCCCCTCATAGCAGCTGTGAAGCGGCAGCTCAGAGTAAGGACCATCTACGAGAGCAAGCTGATCGAGTATGACCCAGAAAGACGGCTTG GTATCTTCTGGGTAAGCTGCGAGGCAGGCACATATATCAGAACGCTGTGCGTTCACCTGGGGCTGCTCCTGGGAGTGGGCGGCCAGATGCAGGAGCTCAGGAGGGTTCGCTCTGGAGTGTTGGGTGAGAAG GACTGCTTGGTGACCATGCATGACGTTTTAGACGCCCAGTGGCAGTTTGATCACAACAAAGACGAGAGCTACCTGAGAAGAGTCATCTATCCATTGGAGAAGCTGCTCGTCAGCCACAAGAGAATCGTAATGAAGGACAGTGCG gtgAATGCTATCTGCTATGGTGCCAAGATCATGTTGCCAGGAGTTTTGCGGTATGAAGATGGCATCGAGTTAAATCAAGACATTGTTGTCATTACAACTAAAGGAGAGGCCATTTGCACAG CGGTAGCCTTGATGACGACTGCAGTAATCTCTACGTGTGACCACGGCGTGGTGGCCAAAATCAAGAGGGTCATCATGGAAAGAGACACATACCCACGCAAGTGGGGTCTAGGGCCAAAG GCCAGTCAGAAGAAAATGATGATCCAGAAAGGCCTACTAGACAAACATGGCAAGCCAAATGGCAGCACTCCAGCAGACTGGAAGGAGGGCTATGTAGACTACAG TAAACCCAAGACCGTAGAAGCCGCTGAAGAAGCTTCTCAAGTCGGCGCAAAG AGGAAACGGGACGAGAGTGGAAGCGAGGGTGAAGCTGCTCCCACAACCCCCAAGACAGACGATGAACtcaagaaagagaagaagaaaaagaagaaagagaagaaactgAAGCTGGCGGCAGAAGCAGCTGAAGCAACTGAAGCTATGGAGGAAACGCCTGCTGCTGAGGAAACGGAG GTCACAGAGAGCgcgaagaagaagaaaaagaaaaagaagtctAAGGAGGCAGAGGCTAGTTCAGACTGA
- the gpr34l gene encoding G protein-coupled receptor 34 like, with product MSLEGNFSNSNSSTCEIQNALPRFLLPIIYSAICCIGLLSNAISLFVFLRRHADTSMVVYMRHLTLADSLLVLCLPLRIYYHNSEGPVLWCKLVGVFFYINMYASISFLSLISLDRYLKIIKPVWVFRIQKVWWSRIISYIIWSMLFIGSGLFFVGRKKDTASPCEKICFHFHDKGPVASGINLAVVALFGVLIMVFIIFYVKIALKLRTMEMGNGDPKAQNRKQRLILKTYLVPAIFTLCFLPYHLVRVPYVLAQMGVIKEVDSKQMLHTWNEMTLLLSTLNSCLDPIIYYFLSSTYRRTILCAIKGQFKSMYDLNRRRISINRSVTEI from the coding sequence ATGTCTCTGGAAGGCAACTTCAGCAACAGTAACAGCAGTACTTGTGAGATCCAGAATGCTCTACCAAGGTTCCTTCTGCCCATCATCTACTCAGCCATCTGCTGCATCGGACTCCTCAGTAATGCCATCAGCTTGTTCGTCTTTCTCCGGCGACATGCCGACACTTCCATGGTGGTGTACATGCGGCACCTCACTCTGGCTGATTCACTCTTGGTCTTGTGCCTGCCGCTACGGATCTACTACCACAACAGCGAGGGTCCGGTCCTCTGGTGCAAGCTGGTGGGCGTGTTTTTCTACATCAACATGTACGCGAGCATCTCCTTTCTCAGCCTCATCAGCCTGGACCGCTACCTGAAGATCATCAAGCCAGTCTGGGTCTTCCGCATCCAGAAGGTCTGGTGGAGCCGGATCATCAGCTACATCATCTGGAGCATGCTTTTCATAGGAAGCGGCCTCTTCTTCGTGGGTAGAAAGAAGGATACAGCTAGTCCGTGTGAAAAGATCTGCTTCCACTTCCATGACAAGGGGCCAGTAGCAAGTGGCATCAACCTGGCTGTGGTGGCCCTGTTTGGTGTCTTGATCAtggtcttcatcatcttctaCGTGAAGATTGCTCTGAAACTCAGAACTATGGAGATGGGTAACGGAGACCCTAAGGCACAGAATCGCAAGCAGCGGCTCATCCTGAAGACGTACTTGGTCCCTGCCATATTTACGCTGTGCTTCCTGCCTTACCATTTGGTGCGCGTGCCATATGTTCTGGCTCAGATGGGTGTGATCAAAGAGGTGGACAGCAAGCAGATGTTGCACACATGGAATGAGATGACCTTGCTTCTGTCCACTCTCAACAGCTGCCTGGACCCTATTATTTACTACTTCTTGTCCAGCACGTACAGGAGAACCATCTTATGTGCCATCAAGGGCCAGTTTAAAAGCATGTATGACTTAAACCGGAGACGAATCAGCATCAATCGCTCGGTTACAGAAATCTAG